GTATGATGACGACCAATGGCTTTTAAAGTTTCTTGAGTATAAGATTGGGGATTGATACTAATTCGATCTATATTCCACTTATTCAAAACTTCAAGTTTTTCCATTGTAATAGTATCTGGTCTCCCAGCTTCTACTGTAATTTCTCTGATTTGATCTACGTGTGGAAAGGACATTGCCATTTCTTCATATAACATATCCATTTCATCAGCAGTAATACTGGTTGGTGTCCCTCCACCATAATAAACGGTTGTAATCTTAATATTATTTTCCTTTAACCAGGTTCCGATTTGCCTCATTTCATAATGTAATCCACCCAAAAAAGAATCAACAGAGCCTTGTTTTCCATTTATAGCATAAGCAGGGAAGGTACAGTACGCACATTTTGTAGGACAAAAAGGAATCCCAATATAAATGCTGACCTCTGAACGAAGATCGTATAAATCAGGAACCATTGTTTTTTGTCTATCCACGATGGTTTGCATTAATGTAATCTTTTCATCATGAATTTTGTACTGTTCCTCTAATTCCATATGTGCTTGTTCCTTTGAAATACCTGTCTTTAATTTTTGATGAAGCAGTTTTGTTGGACGTATACCTGTTAATATACCCCATGGTTGATTCAATCCAGTACATTGCTGAAATACATCTAATAAAGGCTGATTGATTAAATGTTTTAATACCTTTCTTTTTTGCAATTCGGTATTTTCGTTATCTAGCTTTTTTATAATATCAGAATCATAGTTCATATTTTGAATATGATCTTGTAACAATACCGTTATCCTAGTACCATCATCCTCGTCATTCATAGTAATATCAACATATAAATCTGCTTTCGTTATTTCTGAAAAGGTAATACTAATCTCTTCAAAAAATAAACGAATTATATTTTCTACAGAGCGATGGAATGTTGAATCCACTCCGTTTACGTTAATTACCATTGTTTTTCCCCTTAGTATATTAAGTTATTTTAAGAATGTTATTACTTTGCATTTCTCTAGCTATTCAAGTTTAACCAACATCAAGAAAGGGGTCAATATTTAACCAGAAATGATTATTATATATATTTTAAGATTATTTTAACGGAAAGTATTTTTCAGATTTATATCATCAAATTCACTTACTCTTTTTTTGTGATTGATTTCATTTTGATGATTAATTTTTGTTTCATGAATAGTGTTTTGTAATAAACGATTAGCTGCATCCAACATATATTTTTCTTTTTTAGACTGATGCATAATGAGATGACCACCTTGTTGTATTGATAAGGGAAAAGATTATTCTCTAATCCTCGAGAATAATGGATAAACCATTAATCTGTTTAAGTTACAACGAAATCCTTAAATTCTACTGTGATTTGCGGACTATGCCAAATGCATTATTTCATTTTTTGGAAGACTTTAAGGATTATTAAGAATAATTATTAGGGTTGTTTTACATTTATTCTGTCCAAATTATAGGTTTGCTATCACAAGGCAATAGTGAGGATTGATAAGAAAGGAGTAGAAATCTCTCTACTTGATATGATTCAATTGGAGACTTCCAAATAACCTTCGAGTTTTTTGAAATAGAGGTAATTCGTGGTCTTATATGGCACTTTCAACTTGTTTATTAATATTAGAGGTATTTGGTGGTCTTAATTTAGTCATTTTCCTCATATTTCATATCATTCATTGGAAATCCACAGTTTTAAGACCACCAGATTCCTCTATTTCTTGGATTCACTTAAAAATATGCAGTATAAGACCACAGATTCCCTTTATATTTCTATAACGGAGTGAAGAAATCACAAATGTATCTCCAGTCCATAGTCATAGATCAGGAGGGGGTTTTAGAATTAATATTACCGATTTTCGGATGTATTGTAGGAGAGAGATCAGCTCATTAACGTTGTAACTAGCACAACATTAAATTCATTCAAATTTTACACCTGCTTAAAATTAGTATGATAAAAATAATCACCAAGTTAAAGACAGAAGAGAATATTTATCAGTGTTCGTAAAATAGAATAAAACAATCATATCCATTGCTCATCATTGATTGCGAACTTTTTTATGAAGTTGGACTCTCCACAATTAAAGTTACTGGTCCCCAATTTGTGAAGGATACATCCATCATTTCACCAAATTTACCTGTCTCTACAACTAGTCCCTGCTCTCTTAAAAATTCATTAAATCGTTCATAGATTTTATTTGCATATTCAGGGCG
The window above is part of the Chengkuizengella sediminis genome. Proteins encoded here:
- a CDS encoding coproporphyrinogen III oxidase — translated: MVINVNGVDSTFHRSVENIIRLFFEEISITFSEITKADLYVDITMNDEDDGTRITVLLQDHIQNMNYDSDIIKKLDNENTELQKRKVLKHLINQPLLDVFQQCTGLNQPWGILTGIRPTKLLHQKLKTGISKEQAHMELEEQYKIHDEKITLMQTIVDRQKTMVPDLYDLRSEVSIYIGIPFCPTKCAYCTFPAYAINGKQGSVDSFLGGLHYEMRQIGTWLKENNIKITTVYYGGGTPTSITADEMDMLYEEMAMSFPHVDQIREITVEAGRPDTITMEKLEVLNKWNIDRISINPQSYTQETLKAIGRHHTVEETIDKFHLAREMGMNNINMDLIIGLPGEGLKEFNHTLNETKKLMPESLTIHTLSFKRSSEMTQNKNKYKVADRNEVTEMMNRGNEWTKSNGYVAYYLYRQKNILGNLENVGYAHPGQESIYNIMIMEELQTIIGLGCGASSKWVDPMTGKISRFANPKEPKAYNDHYKKYTEAKIKALNELFLKEITLN